In the genome of Acidobacteriota bacterium, one region contains:
- a CDS encoding GGDEF domain-containing protein — protein MIFLFYYFVLQLLRRKRFDLPSRLFLSASLILTPFVFSSSFISPPSPGEVQGRAGWLYYPFLFLLVLSALFAWYLLLKEMKRERRGKERRVCAVYFIGSLLLFFCGMIDVGMMLRIIPYRLFHYTPVGIFSWLVVSGFALIAETKRLTVSIEETRRSLRDTVNELSEKRKEAITDRLTGLYNHAYFYDTLEREVKRATSLSLPLSLLFFDLDNFKEFNDRYGHLAGDRVLASVGEVLRKESRAGDIVCRYGGEEFAIILPATEEKRALGMAERIRRVIGRLMVEYKGNTYRSPTVTIGVSSLSSRRLTPADLVAEADRALYLGKLEGKNRVELFRKLE, from the coding sequence TTGATATTTCTCTTTTATTATTTTGTCCTTCAGCTTCTCCGAAGGAAGAGGTTTGATCTCCCTTCTCGACTTTTTCTCTCTGCCTCTCTTATCCTCACTCCCTTTGTTTTTTCAAGCAGTTTTATCTCCCCCCCATCACCAGGAGAGGTTCAGGGAAGGGCGGGTTGGTTGTATTATCCCTTCCTCTTTCTTCTCGTTCTCTCTGCTCTTTTTGCCTGGTATCTTCTTCTCAAAGAAATGAAAAGGGAAAGGAGGGGGAAAGAGAGAAGGGTTTGCGCTGTTTATTTTATTGGTTCTCTGCTCCTCTTCTTCTGTGGAATGATAGATGTAGGAATGATGCTTCGAATTATCCCCTATAGGTTGTTCCATTATACTCCGGTTGGGATTTTCAGCTGGCTTGTGGTGAGTGGTTTTGCTCTGATCGCTGAGACAAAGCGCCTTACTGTATCGATAGAAGAGACGAGGCGTTCACTTAGAGATACAGTGAACGAGCTTAGCGAGAAGAGGAAGGAAGCAATTACTGACCGACTGACTGGGTTGTATAACCACGCCTATTTCTACGATACCTTGGAGCGTGAAGTAAAGCGAGCAACCTCTCTATCCTTACCCCTTTCCCTCCTTTTTTTCGATCTCGATAATTTCAAAGAATTCAACGATCGCTATGGCCATCTTGCTGGGGATAGGGTTCTCGCCTCGGTGGGTGAGGTTTTAAGGAAGGAGAGCCGAGCGGGTGATATCGTTTGCCGGTATGGGGGGGAGGAGTTCGCAATTATTCTTCCCGCTACTGAGGAGAAGAGGGCTTTGGGGATGGCGGAGAGGATCCGCCGGGTGATAGGGAGGTTAATGGTAGAATACAAGGGCAATACCTATAGATCGCCCACTGTCACCATTGGTGTTTCTTCTCTTTCTTCCCGTCGACTTACCCCTGCAGATTTGGTGGCTGAAGCTGACCGAGCCCTCTATTTAGGGAAGCTCGAAGGGAAAAACCGAGTTGAGCTATTCCGGAAGCTAGAATAG
- a CDS encoding zinc carboxypeptidase, which translates to MMKKVMFILIVIALSFASAFSMGRVGQVPSISIPQDIERGRVYYIVRVDARVEALPHIIRRLNLDVMGNYQGYLYLLLRASEVRALYASHIPYQLVSIEREKVSLPKERRVRAQAANGPYHSYLEVQKELSDLEKDYPGIVKLYDIGDSVEGRDILAVKISDNVATEEDDEVDCFFVGCHHAREWISVEVPLMLARYLAEHYSDNQEIKDVVDNSEIWIVPLLNPDGLEYTINVFRWWRKNRRDNRNGLFGVDLNRNYDFMWGIDDIGSSPNPASNVYRGPSPLSEPESQAVAQLFTSHNFRVALTYHSYAQVILYPWGYTVEPTPDYRLFSFLGDTMASLMSAVHGRWYYAVPGGSGFYFTNGEFTDWAYGKYGTLAFTVELPPVSLMQGGFINADSDITSIFEENLPAALYLIKWAIANK; encoded by the coding sequence ATGATGAAGAAGGTTATGTTCATTTTAATTGTTATCGCCCTTTCCTTTGCCTCCGCGTTCTCTATGGGAAGGGTGGGGCAAGTTCCGTCCATTAGCATCCCTCAAGATATTGAGAGGGGAAGGGTCTATTACATCGTACGGGTGGACGCGAGGGTTGAGGCGCTTCCTCATATCATCCGCCGTCTCAATCTCGATGTGATGGGGAACTATCAGGGTTATCTTTATCTTCTGCTTCGCGCTTCCGAGGTGCGTGCCCTTTATGCCTCCCATATCCCCTATCAGCTTGTCTCAATCGAGAGGGAGAAGGTCTCCCTTCCCAAAGAGAGGAGGGTGAGGGCACAGGCGGCTAATGGTCCTTATCACTCCTATCTCGAGGTTCAAAAGGAGCTTAGCGATCTTGAGAAGGATTATCCGGGGATAGTGAAGTTGTACGACATCGGCGATTCCGTTGAGGGGCGGGATATATTGGCGGTTAAGATAAGCGATAATGTGGCGACGGAGGAGGACGATGAGGTCGATTGTTTCTTCGTCGGCTGCCATCATGCGAGGGAGTGGATATCGGTCGAGGTCCCTCTAATGCTTGCTCGCTATCTCGCCGAGCACTATAGCGACAATCAGGAGATAAAGGATGTAGTCGATAACAGTGAGATCTGGATCGTTCCCCTTCTCAATCCCGATGGGCTTGAGTACACGATCAATGTCTTCCGCTGGTGGCGAAAGAACAGGCGGGATAACAGAAATGGTCTCTTTGGCGTCGATCTCAACCGGAACTACGATTTTATGTGGGGGATAGATGATATAGGCTCAAGCCCCAACCCAGCCTCAAATGTGTATCGCGGTCCTTCACCCCTCTCCGAGCCGGAGTCGCAGGCGGTGGCTCAGCTTTTTACCAGTCATAATTTCCGGGTGGCGTTAACCTATCATAGCTACGCCCAGGTGATCCTCTATCCCTGGGGCTATACCGTTGAACCTACCCCCGATTATCGTCTGTTCTCCTTTTTGGGGGATACGATGGCTTCTTTGATGAGTGCGGTTCACGGAAGGTGGTATTACGCGGTTCCCGGTGGGAGTGGGTTTTATTTCACCAACGGCGAGTTCACCGACTGGGCATACGGAAAGTACGGTACCCTGGCGTTCACCGTCGAACTTCCTCCGGTCAGCCTGATGCAGGGAGGGTTTATCAATGCGGATAGTGATATCACCTCGATCTTCGAGGAAAACCTTCCCGCTGCCCTTTACCTAATTAAATGGGCGATAGCCAATAAATGA
- a CDS encoding outer membrane protein transport protein, with protein sequence MRRSILLFLFGFLFVLSSTVFPQAVGQYEDEAPLASWNILGPLSGRSGSLGGITVVLSNDPASIFTNPASLSNIGGATVAGSVELLSARLFRYSIVNTGVIVSLPRNEGGLGSGFVAFLYPLRGFNLAFAFGRLENISRPTASFTTGWGEKLSQTFGGWTNIFSFGVSKNAGKFSFGFGAHYLSGYFSKNLNYTLNEGISFAYYTDEAREDFSGYYFTLGATFKPTPKLTLGLSLRTPYERKGEGGVRREMKTSQVDIIGDYRSGDDRYQEPLAFLFGSSYQISGKLLLLMEVDYLRWSSYRVTYFSEDLPRNFDDTLLFRLGAEYTFTAVRNGRRVSLPLRVGYLYDPQPVTYLRYRYHYLTLGGGFSFARFSCDLAFQYGFERSSGENLSNVRFITSISYRF encoded by the coding sequence ATGAGAAGGTCAATCTTACTCTTCCTTTTTGGTTTTCTTTTCGTCCTCTCTTCAACCGTGTTCCCTCAGGCGGTGGGACAGTATGAGGATGAAGCCCCACTCGCCAGTTGGAATATCTTGGGTCCTCTTAGTGGAAGGAGTGGCTCTTTGGGCGGGATCACCGTAGTTCTTTCTAATGATCCTGCTTCGATCTTCACCAATCCCGCTTCACTTAGCAATATCGGTGGAGCCACGGTGGCTGGTAGCGTCGAGTTGCTCTCTGCCAGACTTTTCCGTTATTCCATCGTCAACACTGGGGTGATAGTGAGCCTTCCCCGAAACGAAGGAGGGTTAGGAAGCGGTTTTGTCGCCTTTTTATATCCCCTTCGCGGTTTCAACCTCGCCTTTGCCTTTGGAAGGCTTGAGAATATAAGTCGTCCTACCGCCAGTTTCACCACCGGGTGGGGGGAAAAGCTGTCCCAGACATTCGGGGGGTGGACGAATATTTTTAGCTTTGGGGTATCAAAGAATGCGGGAAAATTTTCCTTTGGTTTTGGAGCCCATTATCTTTCCGGGTATTTCTCGAAGAATTTAAATTATACCCTCAATGAGGGGATAAGCTTCGCTTACTACACCGATGAGGCAAGGGAGGACTTCTCCGGCTATTATTTCACCCTAGGAGCCACCTTTAAACCAACCCCAAAGCTTACCCTCGGTCTCTCCCTCCGCACCCCGTACGAGAGGAAGGGGGAGGGAGGGGTTCGTCGGGAGATGAAGACTTCGCAGGTGGATATAATCGGCGACTACCGATCGGGAGACGACCGGTACCAGGAGCCACTTGCCTTCCTCTTCGGCAGTTCCTATCAAATCAGCGGTAAACTTCTCCTCCTTATGGAGGTCGATTACCTCCGTTGGTCTTCCTATAGGGTTACCTATTTCTCCGAAGATCTTCCCCGGAATTTCGATGACACCCTTCTTTTCAGACTGGGGGCGGAGTACACCTTCACCGCAGTTAGGAATGGGAGAAGGGTTTCTCTTCCTCTGAGGGTTGGTTATCTCTATGATCCCCAGCCGGTGACTTACCTCCGCTACCGTTATCACTATCTCACCTTGGGGGGCGGTTTCTCGTTTGCGCGGTTCTCCTGCGATCTTGCATTTCAATACGGCTTTGAGAGAAGTTCCGGGGAGAACCTTTCCAATGTTAGGTTTATAACCAGCATCAGCTATCGATTCTAA
- a CDS encoding PAS domain S-box protein — MSRYFEAKKLLEFISQPVVVFSCPEGIIIGGNNRFFSLLGCTPDEIIGNEFLSFFSSTEGDEGFLKRLGGEGRDIAPMELRTIDGKQVRIKMRAISVSSDGEGRVLYAGLISPISQRERQLKEGLFLSEERYKKILDSASDIIFILNREGRFIYVNAQGKKRGGYSLEELIGKKFDPLVVPEDLPKAWSKFQHTLKGNVHSYELRVRRKDGSIIYLEIDANPIMEDGEVVGSLAIARDITERKMFEQRLEAQSRIINTMFDAVVGIDLEEKINFWNRGAERIFGYRVKEVLGKPLTILVPDDTKYHLEMETVLAETRRVGYYPYLETRRRRKDGKLIDVALTLTSIYDEGKNLVGTAAVLRDISEEKRVRQRLRWMERIYREIFENANDIIISLDSRGRFSLINPRFTEITGLPLVKARKKHFSEVVYKEDLRKVRFFFHRALRKGTGGKLEFRFVDRDGEVGYAEGNFNPMRIGGKVVGIQGIVRDISRRVRMEEGLKEGYRKLIKVLAAFIEIKDLYTEEHSRRIIDDSVYLAERSGLSEEEIKDIEIAAILHDIGKMKVPGYILNKEGVLNEEERALMIEHSRLGAEAVQGIEEFKNASRIILYHHERYDGNGYPEGLKGEDIPLGARIIAVVDAFDAMCSDRPYRKAMSREEAIAELIREKGKQFDPAIVDLYIKYLKKEKK, encoded by the coding sequence GTGAGTAGATATTTTGAGGCAAAAAAACTTCTTGAGTTTATTTCCCAACCAGTTGTTGTCTTTAGTTGTCCAGAGGGGATAATCATCGGAGGGAATAACCGCTTCTTCTCTCTTCTCGGTTGCACCCCGGATGAGATCATAGGGAATGAGTTTCTCTCCTTTTTCTCTTCAACCGAGGGAGATGAAGGGTTCTTAAAGAGATTGGGAGGGGAGGGGAGAGACATCGCCCCTATGGAGCTTAGAACGATTGATGGAAAGCAGGTTCGAATTAAGATGAGAGCGATTAGTGTGTCGAGTGATGGAGAGGGGAGGGTGCTCTATGCTGGACTGATCTCTCCCATCTCGCAGAGGGAGAGGCAGCTTAAGGAAGGGTTGTTTCTCTCCGAAGAGAGGTATAAGAAGATATTGGACAGCGCGAGTGACATTATCTTTATACTGAATAGGGAGGGAAGATTTATCTATGTGAATGCACAGGGGAAGAAGCGGGGTGGGTATTCTCTTGAGGAGCTGATAGGGAAGAAGTTTGATCCTTTAGTTGTTCCTGAGGACCTCCCTAAAGCATGGAGCAAGTTTCAACACACCCTTAAGGGGAATGTTCATTCTTACGAACTCAGGGTTAGACGGAAGGACGGCTCGATAATTTACCTTGAGATAGACGCAAACCCGATTATGGAGGACGGTGAAGTGGTGGGGAGCCTCGCCATTGCCCGGGATATAACCGAAAGGAAGATGTTTGAGCAGAGGCTTGAGGCTCAGTCTCGGATTATAAACACGATGTTTGATGCGGTGGTCGGTATAGATCTCGAGGAGAAAATAAACTTCTGGAACAGGGGAGCAGAGCGGATCTTCGGTTATCGAGTGAAAGAGGTATTAGGGAAGCCTCTTACTATATTGGTGCCTGATGATACTAAGTATCATTTAGAGATGGAGACGGTTCTCGCCGAAACGCGTAGGGTGGGTTATTATCCCTATTTAGAGACAAGAAGGAGAAGGAAGGACGGCAAGCTTATAGATGTGGCTCTGACCCTCACCTCTATCTATGATGAGGGGAAGAATCTCGTTGGAACCGCTGCGGTTTTAAGGGATATAAGTGAGGAGAAGAGGGTCAGACAGCGACTGAGATGGATGGAGCGGATTTACCGGGAGATATTCGAGAACGCAAATGATATCATTATCAGCTTGGATAGCCGAGGTCGTTTCTCATTAATTAACCCCCGGTTTACCGAAATAACCGGTCTTCCCCTTGTTAAGGCGAGGAAGAAGCATTTCAGCGAGGTCGTATATAAGGAGGATTTGAGAAAGGTTCGTTTCTTTTTCCATCGTGCTCTAAGGAAGGGAACAGGTGGTAAGCTCGAGTTCCGATTTGTGGATAGGGATGGAGAAGTAGGTTATGCGGAGGGGAACTTTAACCCAATGAGGATAGGGGGAAAGGTGGTAGGGATTCAAGGGATCGTTCGCGACATTAGCAGGAGGGTGAGGATGGAGGAGGGGCTGAAGGAGGGTTATCGCAAATTAATCAAGGTTCTCGCCGCTTTCATCGAGATAAAGGACCTATATACCGAAGAGCACTCTCGCCGGATCATCGATGATTCCGTGTATCTTGCTGAGAGATCAGGTCTCTCCGAGGAGGAGATAAAGGATATTGAGATCGCCGCCATTCTCCACGATATCGGAAAGATGAAGGTTCCTGGATATATCCTCAATAAGGAGGGGGTGCTTAATGAGGAGGAGAGAGCACTTATGATAGAACACTCCCGGTTGGGGGCAGAAGCAGTACAGGGGATAGAGGAGTTTAAGAATGCGAGTAGGATAATCCTTTACCATCATGAGCGCTATGATGGAAATGGTTACCCTGAAGGACTGAAAGGAGAGGATATTCCCCTTGGGGCGAGGATAATAGCGGTAGTCGATGCTTTTGATGCTATGTGCTCCGATAGACCATACCGGAAGGCGATGAGTCGTGAGGAGGCAATAGCTGAGTTAATAAGAGAAAAAGGGAAACAGTTCGATCCCGCCATCGTCGATCTTTATATAAAGTATCTTAAGAAGGAGAAGAAGTAA